Sequence from the Nilaparvata lugens isolate BPH chromosome 10, ASM1435652v1, whole genome shotgun sequence genome:
gtacacgatatctcatctcccaattaacggaatgacttaaaatttggaacgtaaagtccttacaatataaggatccgacacgaacaatttcgatcaaatgcgattcaaatgacggctaaaatggcgaaaatgttgtcaaaaacagggtttttcgtgattttctcggaaacggctccaacgattttgatcaaattcatacctagaatagtcatcgataagctctatcaactgccacaagtcccatactgtaaaaatttcaggagctgcgccccatcaatgcagatagattcccaattatcaggctttagaaaaattgaaacgaaaaaatcaagaggagtagattgagcatgaaaatctctaattaatgttcagtaacattttcacctaaaattgaaaataagctttaaattcgagaaaatgtgattattcaatggcaaattattgttgattctattaaatcattcactatgaagagatagcagacctcatgtgtgtctccagcgttattgccctgtcaccagctggttcaatctttgaatagtagacttgagatgcgcgggaacactagcgtcaggtgatcaattttcataacggcaaggaaagttgtgtgagtgcgccacaccagatttttgtttatatCGTGTAgttaaggataataattattattgaagtcGAATCTATTCTCATTCGGGAATCATTCTCATTCGGGGATTGAACTGGATTGAATTGGCAGGAACAATTTGTCTGAATAATGAAACAAGCTTGTTTGCTTGTTGAAACAAGCAAATCTTGAAACAAGCATTGCTTGTTAATCATTCAAGTATAATCTATAACTCTACCACTATAGTGCTATAATTTAAAGACTATAATATAAAGTGTAATCCTGTATCAACTTCCACCTATTTGTTTTTCTACAGATTTTAAATAGCTTTTAGAATAGtcacaattattttgaaaaaaggaACAAGAATCTCACAAAAATGTCTCGATTTTTAGAATCTCTGTTACCATTACTTTAGCCTCCATGAATTCATTTTCCAATTCAGGGTTATGACTAGTGACCTTACACTATCTTTGGCACAACACTTTTCAGTCAAAATGATTCTTATTCAGAAAATTCTGTTAGGTTACCTCCATGACTCCATGATTTCATTTTTGGTTTCAGGATGATGACTATTGACTACACCGCTTTACACCACTCTTTTTCCTGaaacaattttttgtgaaaatttgttgatttttagaaaaCTCTTCTTTCAACttctatgaatttatttttgatttcaggGTGATGACTAGTGGCCTGGCACCGCTGCTAGTGTTGGTGTGCGCGTTGGTGACGCGCAGTGGTGGGGAGGCGACCTCGGCCTCATCGGCAATTAGCCTCCCGATCGACGAGGACCGCGAGGAGTTGGTGCTCGGATACCTCACAGGTACTCATGTGAAATCTATATTTAAAGCCCAAACATCAATGATTCTCAATAACCATCGatttttatatagttgaaaaatatcGCCAATCACAAGATATAGCTTTACTCTATTAATTTACTTTTGTTATTGAACTTTCAAAACTATCCAATTATTTATAGATATGCTCAATTTGTAGTGATGGTTCAATGATACAAAGCGAGCTCAAGTGTTGCGTATCAAATACTGTGTATCAGACTTGTGATTGGTGGAAGCAACTCCCAGTTGCCTCTGAATGGGAGGAGCTAGCTGACATTGTGGGAGTGACATTGCACCAATCACAAGCCAGTAAAGTGACGTAGCTCTGTCTTCTTGTCAGCTGATCGTATGAAGAGACGTTATTTTGTTAATGTAAACAGTTAAGCTTTCTgatgaatatgatgatgatgatgatgatgatgatgatgatgatgatgatgatgatgatgatgatgatgatgatgatgatgatgaacaagaagaacaagaagaaatggaagaagtagaaaatacTTTTTGTGGCTCATAAGACTGTACACAACTCACAACTCAATATCACCTCAATATCACCTAAATATCACCTTAATATCGGTGCATCAATGTTTTGATAAATATTCTTTGCAGGATCCCAGCGACAGGAAGGCGACACAGTCTACGCGCGACCGGGTCTCACCATATCAGGCGCAATCAGCCTGGCCGTAGACGAGGTCAATAGAGGCCTACTGGCCGCCAGTGGATACCGGCTGAGCTTCGTGGTGGCCGAGACATACGGCAGCGAGGAGGTGAGCATACGGCAGACGGCGTCGCTGTGGGTGCAGAACGTGTCAGCGCTTATCGGGCCTCAGGAGACGTGTGTGCATGAGGGACGTATGGCGGCTGCTTTCAACCTGCCTATGATATCTTATGTAAGTGACCTATGATATCTTATGTAACTGACCTATGATATCTTATGAAAGTGACCTATGATATCTTATGTAACTGACCTACGATATCTTATGAAAGTGACCAATGATATCTTATGTAACTGACCTACGATATATTATGTAAGTTACATTCAATGATTCAATCATTCACATACTAGGAGAGAAGagtaatatttcattattctcATACTAAAATATCTTCTGAACCAACTTGTTAACTCAATCTACTGAATTATTCTATTGGACTGACCACTgacggtaggacatgcatgatgaacatgtgtgtacacacatgtcgtcatacattgttgtgtcatcacagtgaaaggcttcgaacaaaattttagaggttaggttttgtattttcgatttttactttccttgtcctattaccgtaggtaaggaaagtattgctttccgaaaaaaatgaaggtaccccaatttctaaatttctatacgtttcaaggtcccctgagtccgaaaaagtggtttttgggtattggtctgtatgtgtgtgtgtatgtgtgtgtctatgtgtgtgtgtgtatatgaatgtatgtgtacacgatatctcatctcccagttgacggaatgacttgaaatttggaacgtaaggtccttacactataaggatccgacacgaacaatttcgatcaaatgcaattcaagatggcggctaaaatggcgaaaatgttgtcaaaaaacagggtttttcgcgattttctcgaaaacggctccaacgattttgatcaaatttatacctggaatagtcattgataagctatatcaacttcAACAAGTCctttatctgtaaaaattcaggagctttgtcccatctatgcaaagtttgattttagattctcaattatcaaccttcatatacaatataaacaaaaaatttcaagtggaaaagatttagTATGAAAATCACTGCAATTAaggtccagtaacatttccacctagaattgaaaataagcttgaaatcctagaaaatgtgattaataaaatgcaaactgttggcaactgttggttctattaaatcattcactacgaagagatagcggacctcgtgtgtttccagcgttattgacctatcaccagctgtatcaatagtagacttgagatgcgcgagtacactagcgtcaggtgatcaattttcataacggcaaggaaagttgtgtgagtgcgccacaccagattttttgttgtttatttctctCTTTACTACTCTGTTTGAGATCCGAGCCAATTCATTAACCaaatctatataaaatctaTATATTACTCTACGTCATTAATGAGAGATACTAGCACAAGTTATTCCGCTGTTCACCATATCATTATACTCATGATATCATAATTAGGTATGAGGAATTCAATCACCTTCATATTGAAAGATCTCTTGAACCAAGATTTTaaccaggacttcctatataccggacctgcgcctacaAAAAAAATGGCCGCTTATGTGGTGGCTGGCATTGATATTTCAAACGGGATCTAGACGAACTGATATTTTGACAaactgagacgctctctaacagctgattagtgatttttttcTCAGTGGGAATTCCTATAAGACAATCTCATACGGCTgccatttttttactttccttgccctattaccataggtaatgaaagtattgctttccaaaaaaatcaaggtaccccaatttctaaatttctatacgttacaaggtcccctgagtccaaaaaaaaaggtttttgggtatttttctgtgtgtgtgtgtgtgtgtgtgtgtgtgtgtgtgtgtgtgtggtgtgtgtgtgtgtgtgtgtatgagtgtatgtgcgtctgtgtacacgatattcaTCTcgcaattaacggaatgacttgaaattggaacgTCGAGGTCCTTGcaatataagtatccgacacgaaaattttcgatcaaattttcgatcataatattgttatgcatctacatatagtggcggagctttggacataccaATCTCCATTCTTTAGAAAGAATATCCAAAacatccttcccactaactctctaccaagagagattgattgattaattgcctttattagggcggagttgggACTCCTGGTCCGCTCTGCCACACAACTCTAAATTATCAACcctagagaaagatagagagagagagagagatgcgagagagagagagagagagagagagagagagagcttaaatgagagactgagagagaatgagagtcAGAGTTCTGGAAAATTCAAGGTGCATTATATTAATGTAAAAAGAGAGCAGAGAGAATAGTGAGGGATACAGAGAGGGGGGAGAAAAAAAGCAGAGGTAGAGAAAAATTAGATTAGgcccacgagagagagagattgattgattgattgattgagtacttatttatgtggattacatatatactggcttatacacttatacaataagcttacaatacagcaaaattatagatgaatttacataatatagactaagaaaataattattgaacggtatatgatatggaaaagcaaTTTCTAATATAATAaccatagataataatcatattgttatgcatctacataaattggcggagctttggacataccaatgtccattcttcggaaagaatattaaaaatatcctccccactaactctctaccaaagagagatatctctcttgATAGAGAGAGCTTAAATGAGGGACTGAAAGAGGATGAGAGTAAGAGTTCCGAAAAATTCAAGGTGCATTATATTAAATGTAAAAAGAGAGCAGAGAGAATAGTAAAGGATACAGAGAGGGGGAGAAAAAAGGCAGAGGTAGAGAGAAATTAGATTAGGTCCaagggagagagacagagagagagaaagataatagaatagaatagctgcctttatttttacctaggagggcggagttagggcgcagccggccctctcttacactcaaccctacGAGAGAGAGAATAAGACAGAGGGAGGGTTGAttgatggattgattgatttttattttgtgctaGGTCTAGACAGACCCATTGCACATCAGAACATAGTACAAAAGAAATTATATGtagcatgaaaaaataataatacacaatatATTGATACTGTATTCTGTATAAATGATACAGAAATAATATACaggataataattcatgtaaaaaaGTAAGACTAAATAGAAGCTGAAGAGAAGGTGATAGAAGCTGAATATTCGTGGTGCATTATATTAAAAGTAAAAAGAGAAGTGGAGAGAGAGAATTGGGAAAGatacagagaaagagagagagattgattgattgattgattgagtactttattcatgtagattacaatatatactgtcttatacacttatatacaatagcttacaatacagcaaaattatagatgaatttacatgatatagactaagaaaataattattgaactgtatatgatatgaaaaagcaatttgtaaataataatatattatatagataaattatattgttatccatctacataaattggcggaggtttggacatatcaatgtccattcttcggaaagaatattaaaaatatcctccccactaactctctaccaaaagagagtgagagagagagatagaaagagacgGAGGAAGAGAGTGGTACTGAGAGAGAAAAGTGTGAGGGAACTGAGAGAGTGAGAAGTCCGGAAAATTCATGGAGCATTATATTACAAGTGAGAAGGGTTCAAGAGGAAGCAACGTGGATGAGAACTGCAGAGGTGCAGAGTACATGATGCCATGAGGATTGTAACAAATAAAGCCGGAAAGGACCGGAGGATTTACAATTCACTAATAACCCTGAAAGGACTAGGGCTTATAAACTTAGTGGAAGACATTTGGTGGGGGAAAGTGTGTCTATCTCACGTAGCCTTATGGCACAGTTAGGTTTTCCTGTTTGAAGAGAGAATATGTTTGTTGTGATACGAGAAAGGGAAACTTATTCTATTGTGAATTcagagaataattatattttcatgttATATTAGTtgctattattataatgttgacGTTGACTTCGGAATGAGAATTTGGAATAAGAGTAGTTTTAATCGAATGATAGATTTAGAAGCTCCATGAATGTATTCTACCTTAAGGGCGTTTCAGTAcacttatttttattcaattggatatcttcattcatcatcataatcatcatcaatcatctcctcatcctcttcttcacatcatcatcatcttcttcatcatctcatcatcatcatcatcatcatcatcaccatcctcatcttcttcttcttcttcttcttcttcttcttcttcatcattcatCTCTTCATCttgtatcatcatcatcatcatcctcatcatcatcatcatctcatcatcatcatccatcatcatcatcatcatcatcacatcatcatcatcatcatcatcatcatcctcatcatcatcatcatcatcatctcatcatcatcatattaatcatcatcatcaacatcatcatccatcatcatcatcatcatcatcatcatcatcatcttcttcttcttcttcttcttcttcttcttcatcatcatcatcttcatcttgttcatcatcatcatcatcatcatcatcatcatctcaatcatcatcatcatcatcatcatcatcatcatccatcatcatcatcatcatcatcatcatcatcatcatcatcattcatcattatcatcactattatcatatcatcatcatcatcatcatcatctcatcatcatcatctcatcatcatcatcgtcttcttcttctcttcttcttcttcttcttcttcttcttcttcttcttcttcttcttcttcttcttcttcttcgtcttcttcttcttctcttcttcttcttcttcttcttcttcttcttcttttctttcttcttcttatctttcttcttcttcttcttcttccttcttcttcttcttcgtcttcttcttcttcttcttcttcttctttcttctttcttctttttcttcttcttctcatcatcatcatcatcatc
This genomic interval carries:
- the LOC111057581 gene encoding resact receptor-like (The sequence of the model RefSeq protein was modified relative to this genomic sequence to represent the inferred CDS: added 248 bases not found in genome assembly), which codes for MTSGLAPLLVLVCALVTRSGGEATSASSAISLPIDEDREELVLGYLTGSQRQEGDTVYARPGLTISGAISLAVDEVNRGLLAASGYRLSFVVAETYGSEEVSIRQTASLWVQNVSALIGPQETCVHEGRMAAAFNLPMISYYCTDYETSDKKNFPTFARTKPPSTQISKSVASLLLEHNWTQVTFLYLRSVQDDFDKVAATIQSVLETAGVKVNMVRWWNEPY